The following coding sequences are from one Chloracidobacterium sp. window:
- a CDS encoding tetratricopeptide repeat protein: MDLHRTGVPNREIVRRTLTLALLVIVMLFFGEAIRAQADDMCREFGETPSRESGRDNRLVPFVFGRVTQKGTPIVGKQPRITAIYSDSVQPATRQIIGRSGNYCFQKLGSGGTLVIEVDGVEVARKSVFDSTNTKQREDFDIYPPGSPEIVKPGVLNANFARPSNPKTAELYQKAGEAEKAKDTPKAIEIVRAIVAADPEDFIAWAKLGSLYIGEQNLADAETAFKRSFVIRPDYAPAILNLGIISGIKGLVPAAIDYFERAVVADPGSASAYRLLGEAYLQARRGNDGLAALDEALRIDPKGMAECHLMKARLYDLAGAKNLAAAEYKAFLAKVKDHPDRKKFEKYVKENSEK, translated from the coding sequence ATGGATCTACATCGAACGGGCGTTCCGAATAGGGAGATTGTCAGGCGGACGTTAACGCTGGCTTTGTTGGTGATCGTGATGCTGTTTTTTGGCGAAGCGATCCGTGCGCAAGCCGACGATATGTGCCGCGAATTTGGCGAAACTCCGTCGCGCGAATCGGGACGCGATAACCGCTTGGTGCCTTTCGTTTTTGGACGCGTGACCCAAAAGGGCACGCCAATAGTCGGCAAACAGCCGAGGATCACGGCGATCTACTCCGACAGCGTCCAACCGGCAACCAGACAGATCATTGGCCGGTCCGGCAATTATTGCTTTCAAAAGCTCGGGTCCGGCGGAACGTTGGTGATCGAGGTCGACGGGGTCGAGGTCGCCCGCAAATCCGTCTTTGACTCAACGAATACAAAGCAACGCGAGGACTTTGATATCTATCCGCCGGGCTCACCTGAGATTGTTAAACCCGGCGTTCTTAATGCGAACTTTGCTCGTCCCTCGAATCCAAAGACGGCTGAACTTTACCAAAAGGCCGGCGAGGCCGAAAAGGCCAAAGACACGCCGAAAGCGATCGAAATCGTCCGGGCGATAGTCGCGGCTGATCCTGAGGACTTTATCGCTTGGGCCAAACTTGGGTCGCTCTACATTGGCGAGCAGAACCTCGCTGATGCTGAGACGGCGTTTAAGCGTTCATTTGTGATTCGTCCGGACTACGCGCCGGCGATCTTGAATCTGGGTATCATCAGCGGCATCAAAGGCCTTGTGCCGGCTGCGATCGATTATTTTGAGAGAGCCGTTGTTGCTGATCCGGGATCCGCAAGTGCCTATCGTTTGCTAGGTGAGGCGTACCTGCAGGCTCGCCGCGGTAATGACGGCCTGGCTGCGCTTGACGAGGCTCTGCGTATCGACCCAAAGGGAATGGCAGAGTGCCATCTAATGAAAGCACGTCTGTATGATCTCGCCGGAGCCAAGAATCTCGCCGCCGCTGAATACAAGGCGTTTCTTGCAAAGGTCAAGGATCACCCGGACAGGAAAAAGTTCGAAAAATACGTCAAGGAAAACTCTGAAAAGTGA
- the rpmI gene encoding 50S ribosomal protein L35 — MPKLKTHKGAAKRFRSTASGKFKRGHSHARHILTKKTSKRKRNLDIDVLVSEGDQKRVEKMLPYGRN; from the coding sequence ATGCCTAAATTAAAAACACACAAAGGCGCGGCAAAGCGTTTTCGCTCTACTGCCAGCGGCAAGTTCAAACGCGGACACTCGCACGCTCGCCATATTTTGACCAAAAAGACTTCAAAGCGTAAACGCAATCTTGATATTGACGTTTTGGTGTCGGAAGGTGATCAGAAGCGCGTTGAGAAGATGCTGCCTTACGGACGCAACTAA
- a CDS encoding sigma-70 family RNA polymerase sigma factor, whose protein sequence is MDKEILLDLRGENNEAYGKLYRQYFGLVNSFITRNSGTTADAEDVFQDTLVVLFDKLKGDNFELTASLKTYVFAIAKNLWLKRLRTASREIELTDLHSEKLVQDVNSAIDREQNLTEKLRFYLLKITKHCGRLIRAIYYEEKTLDDIQTEYGYSTKHNAINQKHKCINQIKKVKELERLK, encoded by the coding sequence ATGGATAAGGAAATTCTATTAGACCTTCGGGGAGAAAACAACGAAGCGTATGGAAAACTTTATCGCCAGTATTTTGGGTTGGTAAATAGCTTTATCACCCGAAACAGCGGGACAACCGCTGATGCCGAGGATGTCTTTCAGGACACATTGGTAGTGTTGTTTGACAAATTGAAGGGTGACAACTTTGAACTGACGGCATCATTAAAAACCTACGTCTTTGCAATTGCCAAAAATCTTTGGCTAAAACGCCTGCGGACCGCCTCGCGTGAAATTGAGCTGACGGATTTGCATTCTGAGAAGCTTGTTCAGGACGTAAATTCAGCGATCGACAGAGAGCAAAACCTAACGGAAAAATTGAGGTTCTATCTGCTCAAGATCACAAAACACTGCGGACGTCTAATACGGGCCATTTATTACGAAGAAAAGACCCTCGACGACATACAAACCGAATACGGTTACTCCACCAAACATAACGCAATAAACCAAAAACATAAGTGCATCAACCAGATTAAAAAGGTAAAAGAACTAGAGCGACTAAAATAA
- a CDS encoding glycine C-acetyltransferase, producing MYGNIKEQLTNTLNEIREAGLYKSERVIESPQDARIEVGGNTVLNMCANNYLGLSDHPDIVAAARQGLDDWGFGLSSVRFICGTQTIHKVLERKISEFLGTDDTILYTSCFDANGGLFETILSEEDAIISDELNHASVIDGIRLSKAQRFRYKNNDMADLEAKLQEASTARFKMIATDGVFSMDGYIANLAAVCDLADKYNALVMVDDSHAVGFIGKTGRGTPEHCGVMGRVDIITGTLGKALGGASGGYTSGKKEIIDLLRQRSRPYLFSNSVAPPIVTAAIAAIDMLSASTELRDKLADNTRYFRENIASIGLNVLPGEHAIVPVMFGEALPAVKMAESLLAKGIYVIPFSFPVVPKGKARIRTQVSAAHSKQDLDLAIEKFAEAKAEVGI from the coding sequence ATGTACGGCAATATCAAAGAGCAACTGACCAATACACTTAATGAGATCAGGGAAGCCGGCCTTTACAAGTCGGAGCGAGTGATCGAGAGCCCACAGGACGCGAGGATCGAGGTTGGCGGCAACACCGTGTTGAATATGTGCGCGAATAACTATCTCGGACTGAGCGATCATCCTGATATCGTCGCCGCTGCACGACAAGGCCTCGATGACTGGGGTTTTGGACTCTCGTCCGTACGGTTTATCTGCGGTACGCAGACGATCCATAAAGTGCTTGAACGCAAGATAAGCGAGTTTCTCGGCACCGATGACACGATCCTATACACGTCGTGCTTTGACGCGAATGGCGGCCTTTTTGAAACCATTTTGAGCGAAGAAGACGCGATCATCTCTGACGAACTTAACCACGCAAGTGTGATCGACGGTATCAGGCTGAGCAAGGCGCAGCGCTTTCGTTACAAGAATAACGATATGGCTGACCTTGAGGCGAAACTGCAGGAAGCTTCTACGGCACGCTTTAAGATGATCGCGACCGACGGTGTTTTCTCAATGGACGGCTACATCGCCAACCTCGCCGCAGTTTGCGACCTGGCTGATAAATACAATGCATTGGTGATGGTCGATGACTCGCACGCTGTTGGGTTTATCGGCAAAACCGGCCGCGGCACTCCGGAGCATTGCGGCGTAATGGGTCGCGTTGATATCATCACCGGCACGCTTGGCAAAGCCCTCGGCGGAGCGTCGGGCGGCTATACAAGCGGAAAAAAGGAGATCATCGACCTGCTCCGGCAGCGTTCGCGTCCCTATCTTTTCTCAAACTCCGTCGCACCGCCGATAGTTACAGCCGCCATTGCGGCCATAGATATGCTGTCCGCCTCGACTGAACTTCGCGATAAGCTTGCAGACAATACTCGATATTTCCGTGAGAATATCGCCTCGATCGGTCTTAATGTTCTGCCCGGCGAACACGCGATCGTACCTGTGATGTTCGGTGAGGCTTTGCCTGCCGTTAAGATGGCCGAGTCTCTATTGGCGAAGGGCATTTACGTGATTCCGTTCTCATTCCCGGTAGTCCCGAAAGGGAAGGCTCGTATCCGGACTCAGGTCTCGGCCGCGCATTCAAAGCAGGATCTCGACCTAGCTATCGAAAAGTTTGCAGAAGCCAAGGCTGAAGTCGGAATATAA
- the rplT gene encoding 50S ribosomal protein L20, whose translation MPRAKRGNKRLEKRKKILALAKGYRGTKSKLYRSAKESVERALNFAYTGRKLKKRDFRKLWIVRINAACRLNEIKYSQFIHGLSLAGVELDRKVLADLAVKQPEAFAAIATQAKDALGKKAVAA comes from the coding sequence ATGCCAAGAGCAAAACGTGGGAATAAGCGTCTAGAGAAACGCAAAAAAATATTAGCCTTAGCCAAAGGCTATCGTGGGACAAAGTCGAAACTTTATCGTTCGGCTAAGGAATCGGTCGAGCGTGCGTTGAATTTTGCATACACGGGCCGAAAGCTGAAAAAGCGAGACTTTCGCAAGCTGTGGATCGTTCGTATCAATGCGGCCTGCCGCCTGAATGAGATCAAGTATTCGCAATTTATTCACGGCCTGAGCCTCGCCGGTGTTGAACTTGATCGCAAGGTTCTAGCCGATCTCGCCGTCAAACAGCCAGAAGCTTTTGCAGCGATTGCCACACAGGCAAAAGATGCATTGGGTAAAAAGGCAGTTGCAGCTTAG
- the thrS gene encoding threonine--tRNA ligase yields MSEINVKYGDNQRSFPAPLTVLDAFKALDRDVLKRTLAAKVNGSEVDLGSQLPETGETVSIEPITSDSTDGLELIRHSTAHLLAAAILDLFPGTKLGVGPALMEDPRYGYYYDIIAPRQLTEADLPVIEKKMKSMAKQNLPYRREIVEKAKILDIFTGREEPLKCELIADKVTDTASIYYIDNSPFIDFCLGPHVPHTGKLGAFKLLALSGAYWKGDAEREQMQRIYGTAFAKQEELDAWLKQREEAEKRDHRKLGRELDLFSISDDYGQGLILWHPKGGIVRMEMERLLKEELEKRGYSFVFTPHIAKRALWVTSGHEGNYSDSMYAPTSIEDEEYRLKPMNCPFHIGIYKSSPRSYRDLPQRYSEMGTVYRAELSGTLHGLMRVRGFSVDDAHLFVRPDQVHAEVADCLDFAIKVFETYGFDKVKFELSVRGGAENKGYLGSDEDWAAAEEQLASALKERGISYDRIEGEAAFYGPKIDIKIEDAIGRVWQLGTIQLDFNLPERFDLEYTGDDNQKHRPYMIHRALFGSIERFFGVLIEHYAGAFPLWLAPVQVTVLPITDRINDYAEQVAAELRDAGFRVEANTRSDKIGAKIRDAQMQKIPYMLVLGDQELENKQVAVRERKQGDIGAMSLNEFKEMITLQKEKRSL; encoded by the coding sequence ATGAGTGAAATTAACGTAAAATACGGTGACAACCAGCGGTCTTTCCCTGCGCCTTTGACGGTTTTAGATGCTTTTAAGGCACTCGACCGCGACGTACTAAAGCGCACGCTTGCCGCAAAGGTCAACGGTTCCGAGGTTGACTTGGGCAGCCAACTGCCGGAGACCGGTGAAACTGTATCGATCGAGCCGATCACATCGGATTCGACCGACGGTCTGGAATTGATCCGCCATTCAACCGCCCATCTGCTTGCCGCAGCGATCCTCGACCTGTTTCCGGGGACAAAGCTAGGTGTCGGGCCCGCGTTGATGGAAGACCCGCGTTATGGCTATTACTACGACATTATCGCCCCGCGACAGTTAACCGAGGCCGATCTGCCCGTCATCGAAAAGAAGATGAAGTCGATGGCCAAACAGAATCTGCCCTACCGGCGAGAGATCGTCGAAAAGGCGAAGATCTTGGATATCTTTACGGGCCGCGAAGAACCGCTCAAATGCGAATTGATCGCAGATAAGGTCACCGACACAGCGAGCATCTATTACATCGACAATTCGCCATTTATTGATTTCTGTCTCGGGCCGCACGTTCCGCATACCGGCAAACTCGGCGCTTTCAAGCTGCTTGCACTTTCGGGAGCGTATTGGAAAGGTGATGCTGAGCGTGAACAGATGCAGCGCATCTACGGCACAGCGTTCGCCAAACAAGAGGAACTCGACGCGTGGCTCAAGCAGCGTGAAGAGGCCGAAAAACGAGATCACCGTAAGCTCGGGCGCGAACTCGACCTGTTTTCGATCTCCGACGATTATGGCCAGGGTTTGATCCTTTGGCACCCGAAAGGCGGCATCGTTCGTATGGAGATGGAACGTCTTCTCAAGGAAGAACTAGAAAAGCGAGGTTACAGTTTCGTTTTCACTCCGCACATCGCCAAACGCGCTCTTTGGGTAACGAGCGGCCACGAGGGCAACTATTCCGACTCGATGTACGCTCCGACGAGCATTGAAGACGAAGAATATCGCCTTAAGCCGATGAATTGCCCTTTTCACATCGGCATTTACAAATCAAGCCCGCGTTCGTACCGCGATTTGCCGCAGCGTTACTCTGAAATGGGTACCGTATATCGTGCTGAGCTTTCGGGTACGCTGCACGGTCTTATGCGTGTACGCGGATTCTCGGTGGATGATGCCCATCTCTTTGTCCGCCCAGACCAGGTCCACGCGGAGGTGGCAGACTGCCTCGATTTCGCGATCAAGGTATTTGAAACCTACGGCTTCGACAAGGTCAAATTTGAACTATCGGTTCGGGGCGGAGCAGAAAATAAGGGCTATCTCGGCTCAGATGAAGATTGGGCCGCCGCTGAGGAACAACTCGCGAGTGCCCTAAAGGAACGCGGCATTTCATACGACCGTATCGAAGGCGAAGCGGCATTCTACGGCCCGAAGATCGATATTAAGATCGAGGACGCTATCGGCCGTGTCTGGCAACTCGGAACTATCCAGCTGGATTTCAACCTACCGGAACGATTCGATCTGGAATACACCGGCGATGACAACCAAAAGCATCGCCCGTATATGATCCACCGAGCATTGTTCGGGTCGATCGAGAGATTCTTCGGTGTCCTTATCGAGCATTATGCCGGAGCCTTTCCGCTCTGGCTCGCGCCGGTGCAGGTTACGGTATTGCCGATCACTGACCGGATCAACGATTATGCCGAGCAGGTCGCCGCAGAACTTCGAGATGCGGGATTTCGCGTCGAGGCAAACACCCGTTCAGACAAGATCGGTGCCAAGATACGGGACGCACAAATGCAGAAGATCCCGTATATGCTAGTCCTTGGCGACCAAGAATTAGAAAACAAGCAAGTCGCGGTTCGCGAACGTAAACAGGGGGACATCGGTGCGATGTCTCTAAATGAGTTCAAGGAGATGATCACGCTTCAGAAAGAAAAGCGTAGTCTCTAA
- the hutU gene encoding urocanate hydratase codes for MSRTIHAPTGTELSCKNWLIEAAYRMIQNNLDPDVAFDPDNLIVYGGRGKAARNWASYDAILKSLRELNEDETLLVQSGKPVGVFKSHADAPRVLIANSNIVPHWATQEQFDQYERDGLMMYGQMTAGSWIYIGTQGILQGTYETFGSLARQQGWGTLAGKLVLTAGLGEMGGAQAQAITFNGGVGLLVDVDPWRIERRLQLKQVDVAAKDLDDAIALAKNAVAAKEATSIALCGNAAEVHWELLERGIIPDVVTDQTSAHDVMMGYIPVGYSVDEAAEFRKSDQTAYEKAAMDSMATHVEAMLEFQRRGSIVFDYGNNLRQRAKDNGVANAFDYPGFVPAYIRPLFCEGKGPFRWVALSGDKEDIYKTDAAMMELFPDNDHLIKWLTMAQEQVEFQGLPARICWLGYGDRAKAGLKLNEMVASGELKAPIVIGRDHLDCGSVASPNRETESMKDGSDAIADWVYLNAMINVAGGATWVSLHHGGGVGIGYSLHAGQVIVADGTPEAAKRIERVLTTDPGMGVIRHVDAGYEEAKEFADKNDVKIPMRSI; via the coding sequence ATGAGCAGAACTATTCACGCACCTACCGGCACGGAACTTTCCTGTAAAAATTGGCTGATCGAGGCCGCTTACCGAATGATCCAGAACAATCTGGATCCGGATGTCGCATTTGACCCCGACAATCTCATCGTTTACGGCGGACGCGGCAAGGCCGCTCGAAATTGGGCATCGTACGACGCGATCCTCAAGAGCCTCCGTGAGTTGAATGAGGATGAGACACTGCTCGTGCAATCCGGAAAGCCCGTGGGTGTATTCAAAAGCCACGCTGATGCTCCGCGCGTATTGATCGCAAACTCGAATATCGTGCCGCACTGGGCGACTCAGGAACAGTTTGACCAATACGAGCGCGACGGCCTGATGATGTATGGACAGATGACCGCCGGAAGTTGGATATACATCGGTACTCAAGGAATTTTGCAAGGAACGTACGAGACGTTCGGTTCCCTTGCACGCCAACAAGGTTGGGGAACGCTAGCCGGAAAACTTGTGCTCACCGCGGGCTTGGGCGAAATGGGCGGCGCACAGGCTCAGGCGATCACGTTTAATGGTGGAGTTGGGTTGCTAGTGGATGTAGATCCGTGGCGGATCGAGCGGCGTTTGCAGTTAAAGCAAGTCGATGTCGCGGCGAAAGACCTTGACGATGCGATCGCTTTAGCGAAAAACGCCGTCGCCGCGAAAGAAGCCACGTCGATCGCTCTGTGCGGCAACGCCGCTGAGGTTCACTGGGAATTGCTCGAACGCGGCATCATTCCTGATGTTGTTACTGATCAAACGTCTGCTCACGACGTAATGATGGGTTATATTCCCGTCGGTTACAGCGTTGACGAAGCGGCGGAGTTTCGCAAAAGTGATCAGACGGCGTACGAGAAGGCCGCGATGGACTCAATGGCAACGCACGTCGAAGCAATGCTCGAATTTCAGCGACGCGGTTCAATTGTGTTTGATTACGGCAATAATCTCAGACAGCGTGCAAAGGATAATGGCGTCGCCAACGCATTCGATTATCCGGGTTTCGTGCCTGCGTATATTCGTCCTTTGTTTTGCGAAGGCAAAGGTCCGTTTCGCTGGGTCGCTCTCTCGGGTGACAAAGAGGACATCTACAAGACCGACGCGGCGATGATGGAGCTCTTCCCTGACAACGATCACCTCATCAAATGGCTGACGATGGCTCAAGAGCAGGTCGAGTTCCAAGGCTTGCCCGCACGAATTTGCTGGCTCGGTTATGGTGATCGAGCGAAGGCCGGCTTAAAACTTAACGAAATGGTCGCATCCGGTGAATTAAAAGCTCCGATCGTGATCGGCCGCGATCATCTCGATTGCGGCAGCGTCGCTTCGCCCAACCGCGAGACCGAATCAATGAAAGACGGCTCAGACGCCATCGCAGATTGGGTTTATCTCAACGCGATGATCAACGTCGCCGGCGGTGCGACGTGGGTTTCGCTCCACCACGGCGGCGGCGTCGGTATCGGCTATTCCCTTCACGCCGGACAAGTCATCGTCGCCGACGGCACTCCCGAAGCTGCTAAACGCATCGAGAGAGTTTTAACTACAGACCCGGGAATGGGCGTGATCAGGCACGTTGATGCAGGTTATGAAGAAGCAAAAGAATTTGCGGATAAGAATGATGTTAAGATTCCGATGAGGTCGATATGA
- a CDS encoding formimidoylglutamase yields the protein MTNIFELTTRPDEKLFFSQGDTNDPRMGEIVRFDPEHYQSSEIVILGCPEDEGVIRNRGRKGTSEAPAAIRDQFYRLTTFNIKKRIFDLGNTVIGSTLEETHDNHAEIVKQVLRDGKRLIVLGGGNDISYPDGLAMAEVFGPEWWIGVNVDSHLDVRLAEQRNSGTQYRQLLDEGHLLPTYFYEVGFQSHFCSPVYYEYIRDRHIHRISLELLRSRADADVELKDMIREKFIGHSSSLNTFFGFDMDVVRAADAPGTSAPSPLGLRAGEFITLVKYAASLANTRIIEFTEVNPKYDVDNRTTRLVAIGIHRICTGTF from the coding sequence ATGACAAATATTTTTGAACTTACCACGCGTCCTGATGAGAAACTGTTCTTTTCTCAAGGCGACACAAATGACCCGAGGATGGGCGAGATCGTTCGTTTTGATCCCGAACACTATCAGTCGTCTGAAATTGTCATTCTCGGTTGTCCGGAGGATGAGGGCGTGATACGCAATCGCGGCCGCAAGGGCACCTCCGAAGCTCCGGCTGCGATCCGTGACCAGTTTTATCGTCTGACGACCTTCAATATAAAAAAACGCATCTTTGATCTTGGCAACACCGTCATCGGATCGACGCTCGAGGAGACGCACGATAACCACGCCGAGATCGTAAAGCAAGTGCTCCGAGACGGTAAGCGCCTTATCGTGCTTGGGGGTGGAAACGACATATCATATCCCGACGGTTTGGCAATGGCTGAGGTCTTCGGGCCTGAATGGTGGATCGGCGTTAATGTCGATTCGCACCTCGACGTCCGCCTCGCCGAACAGCGAAACAGCGGAACCCAATACCGGCAACTGCTCGACGAAGGCCATTTGCTGCCGACATATTTTTACGAGGTCGGCTTTCAGTCTCACTTTTGCTCACCGGTCTATTACGAGTACATTCGCGATCGCCATATCCATCGGATCAGCCTCGAACTTCTGCGTTCGCGTGCGGATGCCGATGTGGAACTGAAGGATATGATCCGTGAAAAATTCATCGGACATAGCTCGAGCCTAAATACATTTTTCGGATTTGATATGGACGTTGTGCGTGCGGCGGACGCCCCCGGGACCTCAGCACCATCTCCTCTCGGACTCCGAGCCGGCGAATTTATCACGCTGGTCAAGTACGCAGCATCGCTGGCCAATACGCGTATCATCGAATTTACTGAGGTCAATCCCAAATACGATGTGGACAACCGCACGACGCGTCTAGTTGCGATCGGGATACATCGGATCTGCACGGGCACGTTCTAG
- a CDS encoding GlsB/YeaQ/YmgE family stress response membrane protein: MSLLVWLILGFLAGFIAKAILPGPDSGGFILTTILGIVGAVVGGFIGTFVGYPMVSNFDNIGGSLPSFISSIIGAIVVLVIYRLATGKRV, encoded by the coding sequence ATTTCACTATTAGTTTGGTTGATTCTGGGTTTTCTCGCCGGCTTTATCGCAAAGGCTATTTTGCCGGGACCCGATAGTGGGGGCTTCATCTTGACCACGATCCTCGGTATCGTCGGTGCAGTGGTCGGCGGGTTTATTGGCACATTTGTCGGATACCCGATGGTCAGTAATTTCGATAACATCGGCGGTTCGCTGCCGAGTTTCATCTCGTCGATCATCGGAGCGATCGTGGTGTTGGTGATTTACCGACTCGCGACCGGCAAGCGGGTTTAA
- a CDS encoding translation initiation factor IF-3: MARRFGGNRFKPRFREPLHRTNERIRSPSVRVVTEDGETLGVMDARDAIQEARNRGIDLVEIAPNAKPPVCKIIDYGKFLYEQKKKAHEAKKKQVTVQVKEIKFRPGTDDHDYDYRKENARKWLNDGDKVRAAIAFRGREMTHRELGAKILKKLTADLVDIADVEVYPKMEGYQMFTIFVPKKTKVAEKKAATAVDDKKPEKAEKVEKAPKKAVAKPAPAEKDDDEIF, translated from the coding sequence ATCGCTAGAAGATTTGGTGGAAATAGATTTAAGCCGCGGTTTCGGGAACCGCTTCACCGCACGAATGAAAGAATTCGCTCCCCGTCAGTCCGCGTTGTAACCGAAGACGGCGAAACGCTCGGCGTGATGGATGCACGGGACGCGATCCAGGAAGCACGGAATCGGGGTATTGACCTGGTCGAGATCGCGCCGAATGCGAAACCGCCGGTTTGCAAGATCATCGATTACGGTAAATTCCTTTACGAGCAAAAGAAAAAGGCTCACGAGGCGAAAAAGAAACAGGTCACAGTGCAAGTCAAGGAGATCAAGTTTCGCCCGGGTACCGATGATCACGATTATGATTATCGTAAAGAAAACGCCCGGAAATGGCTTAATGACGGCGATAAGGTTCGAGCGGCGATCGCATTTCGCGGTCGTGAAATGACGCACCGTGAACTCGGTGCCAAGATCCTTAAGAAATTGACCGCAGATCTGGTGGACATTGCCGATGTCGAGGTTTACCCGAAGATGGAAGGCTATCAGATGTTTACCATCTTCGTTCCGAAAAAGACGAAAGTAGCCGAGAAAAAGGCGGCAACGGCAGTCGACGATAAAAAGCCCGAAAAGGCCGAAAAGGTTGAAAAAGCACCCAAGAAGGCGGTTGCCAAGCCTGCACCGGCCGAAAAGGACGACGACGAAATATTTTAG